One stretch of Arachis duranensis cultivar V14167 chromosome 1, aradu.V14167.gnm2.J7QH, whole genome shotgun sequence DNA includes these proteins:
- the LOC107481306 gene encoding glucan endo-1,3-beta-glucosidase 12, producing the protein MGWPWLFHLFLLSLICLSVSSEESIELLNLCETREDVLQASSQDSDLSLAISISYGDINGVSSNILMAETWLKTNVLAHYPAVRITTIVINLDLCNHGVKNNNYNHERKLNLVLPSLKNIYHSLKRWGLENDIKVSISFSLDCFPIHSLRHLKMAKYNLKPLLEFLQSVNSTYSLIPHSGFSHFSQQSLSLVSSHLDFMKNLGFFNLKKVNVLGIASKIRKLSEISEPPIMEADYPFLGGYAIKNPNFPPTGAPSKSPLPSPSPSPSPNSFNTLPPCKPIGHHGSPEAELEQAQKSWCVAKPSVPAQKLQQALEYACGEGGGDCEEILPTGKCYNPDSVVAHASYAFNSYWQKNKRNGGTCYFGGTAMLVNSDPSFLHCRFILS; encoded by the exons ATGGGGTGGCCGTGGctctttcatcttttccttctttctttgatttgtcTTTCTG TTTCTAGTGAAGAATCCATTGAGCTACTAAACCTATGTGAAACAAGAGAAGATGTTTTACAAGCATCATCTCAAGATTCAGACCTATCCTTAGCTATTTCCATAAGTTATGGAGACATCAATGGCGTCTCAAGCAACATCTTAATGGCAGAAACTTGGCTCAAAACCAACGTTCTTGCACACTACCCTGCCGTGAGGATCACCACCATAGTCATAAACTTGGATCTTTGTAACCACGGTGTCAAAAACAACAACTACAATCATGAGAGAAAGTTGAATTTGGTTCTTCCTTCTTTGAAGAACATTTATCACTCTCTAAAGAGATGGGGTTTGGAAAATGACATCAAAGTTTCAATTTCTTTCTCTTTGGATTGTTTCCCAATCCACTCTCTTCGCCATTTGAAAATGGCGAAATATAATCTCAAGCCACTGTTAGAGTTCCTTCAAAGTGTGAATTCCACCTACTCTTTAATTCCTCATTCCGGATTCTCTCATTTCTCGCAGCAGAGTttgagtttggtgtcttctcatTTAGATTTCATGAAAAACCTAGGgttttttaatcttaaaaagGTTAATGTTTTAGGCATTGCTTCAAAAATTAGAAAGCTTTCAGAAATTTCTGAACCACCAATAATGGAAGCAGACTATCCCTTTCTTGGTGGCTACGCaataaaaaaccctaattttcctCCAACTGGTGCTCCATCAAAATCACCTTTGCCTTCGCCTTCACCTTCGCCTTCGCCGAATTCTTTCAATACTCTTCCTCCCTGTAAGCCAATAGGGCATCATGGGTCGCCGGAGGCGGAACTAGAGCAGGCGCAGAAGTCGTGGTGCGTGGCGAAGCCGAGTGTTCCGGCGCAGAAGCTGCAGCAGGCATTGGAGTATGCTTGTGGAGAGGGTGGTGGTGATTGTGAGGAGATTCTTCCAACAGGGAAGTGTTACAACCCTGATAGTGTGGTTGCTCATGCTTCTTATGCTTTCAACAGTTACTGGCAAAAGAATAAGAGGAATGGGGGAACATGCTACTTTGGTGGAACTGCTATGTTGGTTAATTCTGACCCAA GTTTCCTTCACTGCCGGTTTATTCTCAGCTAA